The Balaenoptera musculus isolate JJ_BM4_2016_0621 chromosome 6, mBalMus1.pri.v3, whole genome shotgun sequence nucleotide sequence GGTGAGGGTGGGCATGGTGGGCAGAGGGGGCGGCAGCACCTTCAGGTTCTGGTCGCTCTGGATCTCGTTGGTGGAGATCTGGTTGATGATGCGGTTGTAGGGGGGCGGCTGGTAGAGGCGGGGCGGGGTGGCAGCGGGGGGTGGCTGGGGCGCGGGCCGGGCGGCGGGCACCCGCTGGCAGTGCTCCTCCAGCTGCGCGATGATCTCTGACTGGTTGTGGGCCAGCGTGGCCAGGTGCTGGTACTTGTGCTCCAGGTCCTTGTACTTGCTGGCCAGCTGCAGCATGTCAGCCGTCTGGTTGAGGATCCTGTTCTCCAGCTGGGAGAGCTCGAGCGCATTGTCCCGCTTGCGGATGATCTCGTGCAGGAGCTGCATGTAGAGCTGCGTGACCCGCGAGTTCATGTTGCGGCTTTCCTTGCGCAGCAGCTTCACCTCGCTCACGATGCCGCCGTCCACCTCCACCAGCTGCTGCAGCGTCTCGATCTGCCGCTTCTGCTTGAGCAGCTCGTTGTTGAGCAGCTCCAGCTCCTGCTTGTGCACCCGGTTCTCCAGGAGCACCTCGGGCTCCTTGGAGTTGACGCAGATGGCTCCCGTGACCCGCTGCTGGGGGACGATGAAGGTGTAGGTGCACTTGTCCGAGGACTCGCCGGCCCGCTTGTACCTGTTCAGGTAGATGAACTCGCTGGGCGAGCCCTCCTCTGTGCCCTCAAAGCCCTCCTTCTGGCCCACAGCCACTCCCAGGGCGGCCAGCAGTCCCAGCCACCAGCACGTCACGCACAGTGGCCTCATGGTCCTTGCAAAGTGGGGGTTCTTCTTTGAGAGCAGAGACTATGAAACCCTGAAAGTAAACAGAAGGGGAGACTCAGTAAGGGTCCTGTCACTGCCAGCGGCCTGTGCCATAAATGAGCTCAGCCTTCTTATCAGGCAGATGTTTCCAAAAATGCAGCTTCAGGAGGCAGCCCTTCCGGGAGCCGCAGAAGGAGACAGGCAGGCCCGGCAGAGGTAGGAAGGAAACAGGACGGGACCGGGCATCTGAAGGCAGCAGGCCGAGGCCCCGCCACTCCTGGAGCCTGAGAACCACACGAGGGCAGCTTGaagctgggaggggaggcagaggaagggttgtcccatctccctcctcctctgcctcacaCTCCTCAGACCATTTAGTCTCCCCCTGGACGTGCCCTTTGTAACACCCATCACAGTTGAGATGAATCTGAATTCTGTGTGATCTCTTCATGGATCTACGCTCCATAAAGGCCGACGCTGTGTCTGTTTCCATCCTGTATCCCCAGGATGCTGCACTAAGCAAGCTTTCtgcaatatttgttaaatgaatgatttgCTAGACATAGTATGGATGTGTTCAGTTTGTAATGGACAGTGTCAATGGAACGATGTGTCTAGTCACGTGGCTTTGGTCTGTGTGTTAGCCAAGCTACAGAGCCCAAACAGGAGCAAACAACTCTTCTAAATCCAGATATTTCCAGCAGCCGGTAACTGCACGGCCCCCATCCCTGCAACACGATTAAGCCAGGTGGGAGCAGAAAACAGACATGTGTCTCCGGATTTGTTTCAGTTCTATTCTTAGACCACTTGTTCCTTCCCCAGATATCCATTGAACATCTGTGGTATGCCAGACGGTGTGCTGGCTGCTGGAGATGCAGCTGCAAACAGGACAgagccagcccctgccctcacggGGCTTACCCATGATTACACAGCCCCTAAGTGCCGTGAGGCAGAAGTAGTGTATGCAGTGGAAGGGTAGAACAGGGAACTGACCTAACCAGAGGGGTCAGGAAAGCTTCTCTGAGAAAGTGACCTTTATGCTGACCTGGAGTGTTGAGTAGGAGTGAGCcaggccaagagggaggggacaggcgTGCATAGATCGCTCCTCTCGCCTACTCAAGGACGTGGCTCCAGCAGCTCTCCCCCAGCTCTCCGGCATGATCACATTTTTTCTACAGTCATGCTGTTATTTCTTTCAACTTAAAGAAAATCCTCTCTTGACCTCACATCCCTTCTCCAGCTACTGTTCCATTTCTGTGCTCCCCTTTTTAGCAAAACCCTCTGAAGAGTTGCCCACACCCACTGTTTCCAGAAAGTCCCTCTCCTCCTATTCTCTCTTGAGCCCGTTCCCATCAGGCCTGGCCCCGTCCCCTCCGTTCCAAGTGTCCTAGACAGGATCGCCAGGGGCCTCACTTGCCAGACCAAATGGCCAGTTCCTGGTCCTCACTTATACTTTGCCTCTCAGCACCGAGGGACATGGCAGATCACTCCCTCCTTGGACTTCCTTCCCCAAACACCACCCTTTCTTCCTGTCTCACTGGCTActcctcagtctcctttgctggttcatccccagccctgtcctgggcggggagggggcggtcagagctcagtccTCAGACGTCTTCTGTaccttggtgatctcatccagtctaGCCTGGGCCTCACCCTGAGtccagactcatatatccaactgcctCTTCGACATTTCTGCTCAACTACTACTGCTCTACAGCTACTGCGCATCTCAACCGTAACTCATCCAGAAATGAACTCCTGGGGTTCCCCACATCACCATCCCATTCTGTTCATCCCAGTTTTTCCTGCGTTAGCAAATGGCAACTCTGTTCTTCTGATTGCTCAGGCCAACAAACTtgaagtcatccttgactcctttcttCCCATCATACCCCACATCTAATTCACCGCCAAATTATAATAGCAATATCCTGGGACTGTTCCCAGGATCCTActgcttctccccacctcccctggtACAGCCCACCTTCACCTCTCGCCTGGAcctgactggtctccctgctcctgCACTTGCCCATTACAGCATCTCCTCagcccagcagccagagtgaaCCTTGTAAAAAAGTCAAATCAGGTCACTCTTCTACTCAAAATCCTCTGGTGGCTCCTCGTCTTGGAGAAGAAGCTAATGGGTCTCTAAGGCCCCCCGCTGTGGCCCCACTCCCTCCCTGACCTCATCTCGCACTTGCTCCAGCCATGCTGGCTTCCCGGGCGTTCCTCAAGCGCACCGATGGCGCGGGGCCTTTGCACTTGACCTGGCCTAGAACACTCTCGGCCCCTTCCGCGTTGCACACTCCCCCGCCGCTTTCAGGTCTTTGCTGAAATATCACCTTcccagtgaggccttccctgctTACTTAAAATTGTGACCTCGCCACCTTCCCCCTCCAGAGTCCTTGTCACCATCAGGCATGTAGTGTCTCCCTTCTGACCCCTGAGAGTGgaagctccgtgagggcaggggGCTTATCTGTTTTGGTCACTCCTCACCCATggtgcctagcacagggcctggaatACGTAGgagctcagtgaatatttgtggaCTGAATGAAAAGACACAGCCACCAACAGTTGCCATGAAGTGGGGAGTGCTACGAAGAGGGGTGTAGCAGGTGGGGCCGGGGAGCCCCAGGCAAGTGACTGCCTGAGGGTGTGGGCGTGTATTACATTTATTACTACCATCCCTAACATCCACTTTGTGAGTGCCCACTGTGTACCTGACCCTGCACTCAACATTTTGCAAGGGTTTTCTACTTTATTCTCACAATGGCTTCTTGGTAGATACTGTTGTTATTTCcgttttagttttttgttgttgttatttgttttttgtttgtttggccgccacgcgcagcatgcgggatgttagttccccgaccagggatcaaacctgcaccgcctgcagtggaagcacagagtcttaaccactggactgccagggaggtccctccattttgcagatgaggaaactgggactcagcgaggctaagtaacttgcctaaaatcacacagctagaaggtggcagaaccaggactcaGCCCTGGCCTGATATACTCAAACCTTCAAACTCTTAATGACTACACAGAAATGTTCTTAATGTGGTTTCTAGTAATAAAGTATTAGCATCATGACTTTCTGTTTTCACATTAATTTACCCTAAAATAACAACCATGACACAGAACCTGAAGGTTTTGTCTTCCCCAGACCCCtctgggggcttctctggtgggcAGCCTGGACAGCAGGAAGTTACAAAACAGACCCCGTGCTCTCCAGGGCCACGCTGAGCTGCTTTCCACTTTAAGAAAGCCCCAGCTTGGTTCCGAAGGCCAGCTCAGGCCTTTCAGGCCAGGCAGAGAAAGGTGTTTGGAGCCTCTGGTTTGGGTTGGACTATGAGGTTAGGGCTGCAGTGACGTTAGTGTAAACGACGCTGAGTTTATGAGCGTTTGCCTAGTTTCCAAAGCACTTTAGCTGCTCCTGTGCCAGCGGCCACACCCAACCCACACCAATGGGGAGGAGCTGCCCTCCTAGCCTGGGCGGGCCTGCCGGCGCTGCCTTCCCACAGGCCGCTCACCTGCCTCTCCATGCTGCTGTGATGCTGATTGCGGATGCCGGCGAGGGCTCCACCTTGGCCAAGTAAATGCCACAGGACCAGGAAGGCAACTTGGCTTCAGGCCTCGAGACCTGGCATGGTGGCACTGTTTACCACTGAGTTCTGTCCCCTCCCAAGTGTGGGCTCTCACAGCTTCCCAGGCAAAGTTCTGTGCCCCTGGGCTTGAGATCCTGAAGGTTGAGCCTCTTCTGTGAAGTGGGGTGATCCAACCCACCTTGCACAATAGCTAAGGACTGTGGAAGTGCTTCCAAAACCAGAGGTGGGGATGGCATGATAGCAGCATGAGAGCGCCAGCAAAGCCGACTGGCAGCGAGGAGTGCTGACCGCACTCTGCACTGTGTCCAGCATGTGTACCATCTCCTTGATCCTACCATCCCCCCCGAGGAGATACCAGGACTAACTGTCCCATTTGACAGCCGAGAGCCTTGTTCCATGTCACAGAGCTGGGCCTGCCCAGGAGTTCTGTCTagcctcacctcccaccctgAAGGAGTCCGCTGGTTGGACTGGTCCTGGCTGTCATGGGGTCCCTAGCATCTCACACAGCGCTGGACACAGAGCGGGGAGGCACTAGATGTGCAAATGCAGTCAGAAACTGTGCAATCTTTAAAGAGCATTTCTTGTAGCTGTTCAATTAAAAAGAGAACGAAACTTGACGGTTAACACTCGTATGACTTTTTAGGTTCACGAGGCCCTATACATACACATTATCTATGTAATCACCACGACCTTCAGAGCCGGTTAGTAGTATTATGCCCATTTTgagggtgaggaaactgaagctcaagagGGTGTcaggtaacttgctcaaggttgcaTTGCTGCTGGTGGGACCAGTCATGAAGCCACATGATTTTGGGTCTTACTGTCACATTTCTGTGGGGTCTGGGCTTGGCAGGAGTGACTTGGAGCCAATCAGGTtacaagaaggaagggaaggaacagggcactgtgctaggttccTGACATACACTGTCCCAGGGAATCCAGCAAGGTTGGTATTCCCCCCATAAATGGGGGGGAATTTATAAATGGGGGCACCAAAGCCGAGacaggctaagtgacttgcccaggagcACATGGCAGACAAGAGCCAGAGCTGACTCAGCCTAGAACTGGGGTCAGCCTGACACCAAGGGCTGTGCTCTTTGTGCTGCCCTTGGCCTTGgagtaatttattttccttaaaggtTCCAACCCCCCTCCTCAGCTTTTTGCAAGTTTGGCAGTTCGTAATGGACAGTAATgagtttgtttacttttgctctCTTGATATTTATTCAACTAATTGCATCCCAAGAGAAATAACTCCCCAGCATTCCAGCCATCTTAGGCCTGGAGAAGAACTCAACTCCCATCAAAGAGATGCTCCTCAGTTTCTTCCTATGaccaacaaagaaaagcaaatccaACTGTTTTCCTTGGcttcaaagtgaaaataaaaatgattcttgAAATTGCTTTTCCACATTGTATTGTGAGGAGTTTCCATTATGCACGGGTTTCCCTCCCCACAACTGGGGCTGGTGCGACTGAGCCACGTGACGGGCTCTGCACACTGGGAGGCCACCTCCCCAGGATCTGGGTCCCACCCAGCCTCCGATGGGCAGCTCTAGATGTCCCTGTTTGGCCTGCTGTGGTGGGACCCCACACCGCGTGTCCATGTCCCTCTCAGCACCGCAGCCCAGGTGAGGGGCCACTTTGTGGGAAGAATCGTTTTCATAAGACAGAGCTGTGTGTCCTGCCCTGTGGCAGAAGCTGCTTTCCTGGGGTCATCTTGTGAGTTCTCACCCCAAAGGGTAGGaataagaaaatttcaaatactgaaaaaaatagtaactacAACCATTTATCACCATGACCCAAgcactttataaacattatctcacttcatcctcccaacagccctggGAGGGAAGCTGTTATTTCAGGGTTGCCGTGCATGGTGGCCCAGGTTGTGCACTATGCAACCCTAGGGAGCACAAGTCACATTCACAGTCTTTGtagttttgtatatttaaatcacagcaatattctAATGCCCTCAAAGATGCTTTTAAGGCTAACGGCAGAGCTGACAATTGGCCCCATTGCAGGTGAGCAAACTATTGAGATTCAAAGTCCATGAGTCATTTTGCCCAGAGTCACCAGCTTAACTAAGTAGCAGTTGGTAACAGAACCCCAAGATATATACCATGCTGCATGTATGGAAGTGACAGGAAAACTCAAAGGAGATTGTTCTCTGACAACTGCCCCCACTCCAAAGcagggggagaacaggagagcTCTTGTGACCCCCGGGGCTGCTGACCCTGAATTAAATCCAGTTCTCAGGATGGTGTTTCATCATTAGTCCACGTTGTAGTCCTGTCTGGGGGCTCACAGaacccatccctccctccccagccagccctgccccATCATTCTGTGATCACAGATGAAAGCCAGGTATGAGTCCAGGCCAGAGGCACTGCAGGAGGCCTGAGAAGTGGGCCCCTTTCAAGGCAGCAAGGGAATCTGGAACTGCCCCCTGTTCCCGGTGTGCCCGGCGGGCCCCTGACAGGAAGCTAGGAACTTGAGCTGCGCTTGAGTGAGTTTGATGGACCCGAGCATGAACCATGATGTTAAACCAACAtcaggacagaaagaaaaaatcgAAACTTTGAAGTTGGCAAACAGTTTTTCCCGCCAAAGCTGGTTGAGATGTATGATGTGCCAGTTAGGTAGTGCCAAACCAATTGGTAATCCAGGATAAGGGAGGGATCCAGATAAaggaaaattccagaagaaaTGGCCCTAGAGGGCCCAGCTGACCACATGACCAATAGGATAGATAATAACAGCTATCATTTGTTTGTTGTGAACTTACTGTGTGCTCAGCCATGCTCTATCTCATTGGCGCTTACAACCCTGTGAATAGGGGACCATGCACGCTGGTTGGCCCCAGTTAAGACCTATTATCTTATTAATTATTGATAGCACCCTGTTTTATTCTCAAAAGTGTCCTGATTGGGTAACAAACTATTTGGTCTCCTTACCTAGGAGAAAGGTATTATTATCTGTATTTGCAGTAGAG carries:
- the ANGPTL2 gene encoding angiopoietin-related protein 2; its protein translation is MRPLCVTCWWLGLLAALGVAVGQKEGFEGTEEGSPSEFIYLNRYKRAGESSDKCTYTFIVPQQRVTGAICVNSKEPEVLLENRVHKQELELLNNELLKQKRQIETLQQLVEVDGGIVSEVKLLRKESRNMNSRVTQLYMQLLHEIIRKRDNALELSQLENRILNQTADMLQLASKYKDLEHKYQHLATLAHNQSEIIAQLEEHCQRVPAARPAPQPPPAATPPRLYQPPPYNRIINQISTNEIQSDQNLKVLPPPLPTMPTLTSLPSSTDKPSGPWRDCLQALEDGHDTSSIYLVKPENTNRLMQVWCDQRHDPGGWTVIQRRLDGSVNFFRNWETYKQGFGNIDGEYWLGLENIYWLTNQGNYKLLVTMEDWSGRKVFAEYASFRLEPESEYYKLRLGRYHGNAGDSFTWHNGKQFTTLDRDHDVYTGNCAHYQKGGWWYNACAHSNLNGVWYRGGHYRSRYQDGVYWAEFRGGSYSLKKVVMMIRPNPNTFH